The Pseudomonas sp. R4-35-07 genome contains a region encoding:
- a CDS encoding error-prone DNA polymerase, whose amino-acid sequence MKYAELHCLSNFSFQRGASSALELFERAKRQGYSALAITDECTLSGIVRAWQAAKALELPLIIGSEVRIENGPKLVLLVENLSGYQHLCRLITLARRRAEKGSYRLLQEDFEQPLPGLLALWVAQDSDTQASIQWLRRTFAERLWLAVHLHCGQDDARHLEQRLQLAASLKIPAVACGDVHMHARGRRALQDTMTAIRHHVPVAEAGLHLHPNGERHLRSLDALAALYPQALLDETLAIARRCSFDLGQLRYHYPRELVPAGHDAESWLRTLTKKGIAQRWPDGIDAKTLKQINTELELISELGYESYFLTVHDIVRFARSRSILCQGRGSAANSAVCFALGITEINPSLSNVLFERFLSRERNEPPDIDVDFEHERREEVLQYVFQRYGRTRAALTAVVSSYHATGAVRDVAKALGLPADQVNALAECCGRWSDDAPPLERLRESGFDPDSPLLRRVLTLTQQLIGFPRHLSQHPGGFVISEHPLDTLVPVENAAMAERTIIQWDKDDLDAVGLLKVDILALGMLSAIRRCFDLLRRHRNLDMSLAGMPKEDAATYAMISKADTIGVFQIESRAQMSMLPRLKPQTFYDLVIEVAIVRPGPIQGGMVHPYLRRRNKEEEETYPSPALKEVLERTLGIPLFQEQVMQIAMVAADYSPGEADQLRRSMAAWKRHGGLEPHQKRLREGMLKNGYTEAFAAQIFEQIKGFGSYGFPESHAASFALLTYASSWLKCHEPAAFACALINSWPMGFYSPDQILQDARRHRLQIRPVDVQASDWDCSLEPIDGQQPAIRMGLRMICGFREEDGRRIEAVRQHRAFSDIADLDARAGLDSRAQALLADAGALRALAGNRHQARWEVAGVHTQLGLFAGLPSPDEAPVALPQPTVGEDLHADYATLGTTLGPHPLTLLRAELRRRRCRSSQELLTVEHGRNVSVAGLVTGRQRPGTASGVTFVTLEDEFGNLNVVVWRDLAERQRQALVGSRLLKVDGRWEAVGEVRHLIAGRLTDLTPLLDGIVVRSRDFH is encoded by the coding sequence ATGAAGTACGCCGAGCTGCATTGCCTGTCCAACTTCAGCTTCCAGCGCGGTGCATCCAGTGCGCTGGAACTCTTCGAGCGGGCTAAACGCCAAGGCTACAGCGCCCTGGCGATCACCGACGAATGCACCCTGTCAGGCATCGTGCGTGCCTGGCAGGCGGCGAAAGCGCTGGAGTTGCCGCTGATTATCGGCAGCGAAGTGCGCATCGAGAACGGGCCGAAACTGGTGCTGCTGGTGGAAAACCTGAGCGGTTACCAGCACCTGTGCCGGTTGATCACCCTGGCCCGCCGCCGCGCCGAAAAGGGCAGCTATCGCCTGCTGCAGGAAGACTTCGAGCAACCGCTGCCCGGCCTGCTGGCGTTGTGGGTGGCGCAGGACAGTGACACCCAGGCCAGCATCCAGTGGCTGCGCCGTACCTTCGCCGAGCGCTTGTGGCTGGCGGTGCACTTGCACTGCGGGCAGGACGATGCACGGCATCTGGAGCAACGCCTGCAGCTGGCGGCCAGCCTGAAAATCCCGGCCGTCGCCTGCGGTGATGTGCACATGCATGCGCGCGGGCGCCGCGCCCTGCAAGACACCATGACCGCCATCCGCCATCACGTACCGGTGGCCGAAGCCGGCCTGCATCTGCATCCCAATGGCGAGCGGCACCTGCGCAGTCTCGACGCCCTGGCCGCGCTGTACCCGCAAGCCTTGCTCGATGAAACCCTCGCCATCGCGCGGCGCTGCAGCTTCGACCTCGGCCAGTTGCGTTACCACTATCCACGCGAGCTGGTGCCCGCCGGCCATGACGCCGAATCCTGGCTGCGCACCCTCACCAAGAAAGGCATCGCCCAGCGCTGGCCCGACGGCATCGATGCCAAGACCCTTAAGCAGATCAACACCGAGCTGGAGCTGATCAGCGAGTTGGGCTACGAAAGCTATTTCCTCACGGTGCACGACATTGTGCGCTTTGCCCGCAGCCGTTCGATCCTGTGCCAGGGCCGCGGCTCGGCGGCCAACTCGGCGGTGTGTTTTGCCCTGGGTATCACCGAAATCAACCCGAGCCTGAGCAACGTGCTGTTCGAACGCTTCCTGTCCAGGGAACGCAACGAGCCGCCGGATATCGATGTGGATTTTGAGCACGAGCGCCGCGAAGAGGTGCTGCAATACGTGTTCCAGCGCTATGGCCGCACGCGTGCGGCGTTGACGGCAGTGGTCAGCAGTTACCACGCGACCGGCGCGGTGCGTGATGTGGCCAAGGCCCTCGGCCTGCCAGCGGACCAGGTCAACGCATTGGCCGAGTGCTGCGGGCGTTGGAGTGACGACGCGCCGCCGTTGGAGCGCCTGCGTGAAAGCGGCTTCGATCCGGACAGCCCACTGCTGCGCCGCGTATTGACCTTGACCCAACAATTGATCGGCTTTCCTCGGCATTTGTCCCAGCACCCCGGCGGCTTCGTGATTTCCGAACACCCGCTGGACACCCTGGTGCCGGTGGAGAACGCCGCCATGGCCGAGCGCACCATCATTCAGTGGGACAAGGACGACCTCGACGCCGTCGGCCTGCTCAAGGTCGATATCCTCGCCCTGGGCATGCTCAGCGCGATCCGCCGCTGTTTCGATCTGCTGCGCCGCCATCGCAACCTGGACATGAGCCTGGCAGGCATGCCCAAGGAGGATGCGGCCACCTACGCGATGATCAGCAAGGCTGACACCATCGGCGTGTTCCAGATCGAATCGCGGGCGCAGATGTCGATGCTGCCCAGGCTCAAACCGCAAACCTTCTATGACCTGGTGATCGAAGTTGCCATCGTGCGGCCGGGGCCGATCCAGGGCGGCATGGTGCACCCGTATTTGCGTCGCAGGAATAAAGAGGAGGAAGAAACCTATCCGTCGCCGGCATTGAAAGAAGTGCTGGAACGCACCCTGGGCATCCCCTTGTTCCAGGAGCAGGTGATGCAGATCGCCATGGTCGCCGCCGACTACAGCCCTGGCGAGGCCGACCAGTTGCGCCGCTCCATGGCCGCCTGGAAACGCCACGGCGGCCTGGAACCGCATCAAAAGCGCCTGCGCGAGGGCATGCTGAAAAACGGCTACACCGAGGCCTTTGCCGCGCAGATTTTCGAGCAGATCAAAGGCTTTGGCAGCTATGGTTTCCCCGAGTCCCACGCGGCCAGTTTTGCCTTGCTGACCTACGCCAGTAGCTGGCTCAAATGCCATGAGCCGGCAGCCTTTGCCTGCGCGCTGATCAACAGCTGGCCGATGGGCTTCTACAGCCCGGACCAGATCCTGCAGGACGCGCGCCGGCATCGCCTGCAGATCCGCCCGGTAGACGTGCAGGCCAGTGACTGGGATTGCAGCCTGGAACCCATCGACGGCCAGCAGCCGGCGATCCGCATGGGCCTGCGCATGATCTGCGGGTTTCGCGAAGAAGATGGCCGGCGCATCGAGGCCGTGCGCCAGCACCGCGCCTTCAGTGACATCGCCGACCTCGACGCCCGCGCCGGCCTGGATTCGCGCGCCCAAGCGCTGCTGGCGGATGCCGGCGCCTTGCGCGCGTTAGCCGGTAACCGCCACCAGGCGCGCTGGGAAGTGGCCGGCGTGCACACGCAACTGGGCCTGTTTGCCGGCCTGCCGAGCCCCGATGAAGCGCCGGTGGCGTTGCCCCAGCCCACGGTCGGCGAGGACTTGCACGCCGATTACGCCACGCTCGGCACCACGCTTGGCCCGCATCCCCTGACATTGCTGCGCGCGGAACTGCGCAGGCGCCGCTGTCGCAGTTCCCAGGAGCTGCTGACTGTGGAGCATGGGCGCAATGTCAGCGTCGCCGGCCTGGTCACCGGGCGCCAACGCCCGGGCACCGCCAGCGGCGTGACCTTTGTCACCCTGGAAGATGAATTCGGCAACCTCAATGTGGTGGTCTGGCGCGACCTGGCCGAACGTCAGCGCCAGGCCCTGGTCGGGTCGCGTTTGCTCAAGGTAGACGGGCGCTGGGAGGCGGTGGGCGAGGTGCGGCATTTGATCGCTGGACGCCTGACCGACCTGACGCCGCTGCTGGACGGCATTGTGGTGCGCAGCCGGGATTTTCACTGA
- a CDS encoding DNA polymerase Y family protein — MRWVCIVFPQLALDGVLRAHPEPDQPLALLAGTPQRRVLQTVNAAARALGLRPGQSLTAAHALTKTFACAEYDPLEIERWQQFLAAWAYRFSSQVSVYYPRALLFEIESSLGLFGPWPQFEARLRKELTELGFRHRIVAAPNPAAARVLANRYDGLAVADDSALMQALAPLPVDRAGIEPQAATALSRMGLRTLAHVQALPRHTLARRFDASLLKHLDALSGQRPLALGFYQPPDQFDVRIELNFDVQSHQALLFPLRRLTADLAAFLCGRDSGVQRFDLHLEHAQAADSVIKVGLLSAEREPSMLFELARGRLEQVQVTAPVRGFRLVAQDLPVFVPQRQDLFDDRPQQSLPWEQLRERLRARLGDEAVQGLRFHADHRPECAWQAAVDNHPCPSLNKVRRPGWLLNQPTLLAEQGVQILMGPERIESGWWDGADIRRDYYLIQTRAGQQGWAYRTVGQQDGLWLQGWFA, encoded by the coding sequence ATGCGCTGGGTCTGTATTGTCTTCCCGCAATTGGCGCTGGACGGGGTACTGCGTGCCCATCCCGAGCCCGACCAACCGCTGGCACTGCTGGCCGGTACGCCGCAGCGGCGCGTGCTGCAAACCGTCAATGCCGCCGCCCGCGCCCTGGGGTTGCGCCCCGGCCAGTCGCTGACGGCGGCGCATGCGCTGACCAAGACCTTCGCCTGTGCCGAGTACGATCCGCTGGAAATCGAGCGCTGGCAGCAGTTTCTCGCCGCCTGGGCCTACCGCTTCAGTTCCCAGGTCAGCGTGTATTACCCACGCGCCTTGCTGTTCGAGATCGAGTCGAGCCTGGGCCTGTTCGGGCCCTGGCCGCAGTTCGAGGCGCGTTTGCGCAAAGAGTTGACCGAGCTGGGCTTTCGTCACCGCATCGTTGCCGCGCCCAACCCGGCGGCGGCACGGGTGTTGGCCAACCGTTACGATGGCCTGGCGGTGGCCGACGACAGCGCCTTGATGCAGGCCCTGGCGCCGTTGCCGGTCGACCGCGCCGGGATTGAACCGCAGGCCGCCACCGCGTTGTCGCGCATGGGCCTGCGCACCTTGGCCCACGTGCAGGCGCTGCCCCGGCATACCCTGGCGCGGCGCTTTGACGCCAGCCTGCTCAAGCACCTCGACGCCCTGAGCGGGCAGCGGCCGTTGGCCCTGGGGTTCTATCAGCCGCCGGACCAGTTCGATGTACGCATCGAGTTGAATTTCGATGTGCAATCCCACCAGGCACTGCTGTTTCCCTTGCGCCGTCTGACCGCCGACCTGGCCGCCTTCCTGTGCGGGCGAGACAGCGGCGTGCAGCGTTTCGACCTGCACTTGGAACATGCCCAGGCAGCGGACAGTGTGATCAAGGTTGGCCTGCTGAGCGCCGAGCGCGAGCCTTCGATGCTGTTCGAACTGGCCCGGGGGCGATTGGAGCAGGTGCAAGTCACTGCACCGGTGCGCGGGTTTCGCCTGGTGGCCCAGGACTTGCCGGTATTCGTGCCGCAGCGCCAGGACCTGTTCGACGACCGCCCGCAACAGTCCCTGCCCTGGGAGCAATTGCGCGAACGCCTGCGCGCGCGCCTGGGCGATGAGGCGGTGCAGGGCCTGCGTTTTCACGCCGACCATCGCCCTGAATGCGCCTGGCAAGCCGCCGTCGACAACCACCCATGCCCGAGCTTGAACAAGGTCCGGCGCCCTGGCTGGTTGTTGAACCAACCGACCTTGCTGGCCGAGCAGGGCGTACAGATCCTGATGGGCCCGGAACGCATCGAATCCGGCTGGTGGGATGGCGCCGATATCCGCCGCGACTATTACCTCATCCAGACCCGCGCCGGCCAGCAAGGCTGGGCCTACCGCACGGTGGGGCAACAGGATGGCCTGTGGCTGCAAGGCTGGTTTGCATGA
- the imuA gene encoding translesion DNA synthesis-associated protein ImuA — MGAVVALDSLFNGGRVWKGRPAAPPASVHPTGLAALDAVLPSGGWPEAALSEILMAKDGVGELQLVLPTLARLSAMGERIVLVAPPYTPYPHAWQNAGVDVRQLAVIQAQERDALWAVEQCLRSGSCGAVLCWPRKADDRALRRLQVAAETGQTLAFAWRTLSEAINPSPAALRLAVEARPAQVRVLKCRGGLAHPAPIALAGH; from the coding sequence ATGGGCGCCGTGGTTGCCCTGGACTCGCTGTTCAATGGTGGGCGAGTCTGGAAGGGCCGGCCCGCCGCGCCACCGGCCAGTGTGCATCCCACCGGGCTTGCGGCGCTGGATGCGGTGCTGCCCAGCGGCGGCTGGCCGGAGGCGGCCTTGAGTGAAATCCTGATGGCCAAGGACGGTGTGGGCGAACTGCAACTGGTGCTGCCAACCCTGGCGCGCTTGTCGGCGATGGGCGAACGTATTGTGCTGGTGGCACCGCCCTATACGCCGTATCCCCATGCCTGGCAGAACGCCGGGGTGGATGTGCGTCAGCTCGCGGTGATCCAGGCCCAGGAGCGCGACGCGCTGTGGGCGGTGGAGCAATGCCTGCGCTCCGGTAGTTGTGGTGCGGTGTTGTGTTGGCCGCGCAAGGCCGATGACCGTGCCTTGCGCCGTTTGCAGGTGGCTGCGGAAACCGGGCAGACCCTGGCGTTTGCCTGGCGCACCTTGAGTGAAGCGATCAACCCATCGCCGGCCGCCTTGCGCCTGGCGGTCGAGGCAAGGCCTGCGCAAGTGCGTGTGCTCAAATGCCGTGGCGGCCTGGCCCATCCGGCGCCGATTGCCCTGGCGGGGCATTGA
- the lexA gene encoding transcriptional repressor LexA, with protein MYSMTTLTPRRTAILTFIRERIAQQGQPPSLAEIAEAFGFASRSVARKHVVALTEAGFIEVNPNQARGIRLLNQPPRPEWLDIPVLGRVAAGLPIGADAEVHNRLQLDPATFAKTPDYLLRVQGDSMIEDGILDGDLVGVRRSAEALNGQIVVARLDGEVTIKRFERHGDKVRLLPRNPAYQPIVVGADQDLAIEGVFCGLVRQG; from the coding sequence ATGTACTCCATGACGACCCTGACCCCCCGCCGTACCGCCATCCTGACCTTCATCCGCGAGCGCATCGCGCAGCAAGGTCAGCCCCCGAGCCTCGCCGAGATCGCCGAGGCGTTCGGCTTTGCCTCGCGCAGCGTCGCTCGCAAGCATGTGGTGGCCCTGACCGAAGCCGGTTTTATCGAGGTCAACCCCAACCAGGCCCGGGGGATTCGCTTGCTAAACCAACCGCCGCGCCCGGAATGGCTGGACATCCCGGTGCTCGGTCGTGTAGCCGCAGGCTTGCCCATCGGCGCGGATGCCGAAGTGCACAATCGCCTGCAACTCGACCCCGCCACCTTCGCCAAGACCCCGGACTACCTGCTGCGCGTGCAGGGCGATTCGATGATTGAAGACGGCATTCTCGATGGTGACCTGGTGGGCGTGCGGCGCAGTGCCGAGGCCTTGAACGGGCAAATTGTGGTGGCGCGCCTGGACGGTGAAGTCACCATCAAGCGTTTCGAGCGCCATGGCGACAAGGTGCGCCTGTTGCCGCGCAACCCGGCGTATCAACCCATCGTGGTCGGGGCCGATCAAGACCTGGCCATCGAAGGGGTGTTCTGCGGCCTGGTGAGGCAAGGCTGA
- a CDS encoding NUDIX domain-containing protein, with protein sequence MDNSPVRITAEETLSDNWYLLKKYSFELRRRDGSWQAQTREVYDRGNGATILLYNREQRTVLLIRQFRMPTFVNDYAGYLIEAAAGLLDNASPEERIRLEAEEETGYRVGHVEKVYAAFMSPGSVTERIHFFIGEYQPGDRVGAGGGLAEEGEDIEVLELGFEQALGMVASGEIVDGKTIMLLQHLELRMLKERW encoded by the coding sequence ATGGACAACAGCCCCGTGCGCATCACCGCCGAAGAAACCCTTTCGGACAACTGGTACCTCCTGAAGAAATACAGCTTTGAACTGCGCCGCCGTGACGGCAGCTGGCAAGCTCAGACCCGCGAGGTGTACGACCGGGGCAACGGTGCGACCATTCTCTTGTACAACCGCGAGCAGCGCACGGTGCTGCTGATACGCCAGTTCCGCATGCCCACGTTTGTCAACGATTACGCCGGCTACCTGATCGAAGCGGCGGCCGGGTTGCTTGACAACGCCAGCCCCGAAGAGCGCATCCGCCTGGAGGCCGAGGAAGAGACCGGCTACCGCGTGGGACATGTCGAAAAAGTCTATGCGGCGTTCATGAGCCCGGGGTCGGTGACCGAGCGGATTCACTTTTTTATCGGTGAATACCAGCCGGGCGACCGGGTTGGGGCTGGCGGCGGCCTGGCGGAGGAGGGCGAGGATATCGAAGTGCTGGAGCTGGGGTTCGAGCAGGCGCTGGGGATGGTAGCCAGTGGGGAAATCGTGGATGGCAAGACCATCATGCTGCTGCAGCATTTGGAACTGCGGATGTTGAAAGAGCGGTGGTAG
- a CDS encoding alpha/beta hydrolase, translating into MSSRSMPRRGLRWLVLLCMAVLIVGLPVGCAVLQHKERELVFRIEPGTAGWYTGLPNAVQEFDIKPAAFKAGQNIHGWWYPAAQKDAPAILYLHGVRWNLTGQLFRIEQLHAMGFSVLAIDYRGFGKSQGDLPSETTVYEDARIAWERFQTLQPDPGKRLLYGHSLGGAVAIDLAAELSKQVPLPVRGLVIESTFTSLGDVATAVANTSLPVRWLLSQKFDSIDKMADIHMPLLVVHGLDDRYVPPRFSQQLFEAAQEPKRLLLVPGASHNNSMSLAGRDYGQALHKLMQTSMPSPLVTHSTDRVGDS; encoded by the coding sequence ATGTCATCTCGTTCTATGCCCCGCCGGGGCCTGCGCTGGCTGGTGCTGCTGTGCATGGCCGTGTTGATCGTCGGCCTGCCGGTGGGCTGCGCCGTGCTGCAACACAAGGAGCGCGAACTGGTGTTTCGCATCGAACCGGGCACCGCAGGCTGGTACACCGGGCTGCCCAACGCCGTACAGGAGTTCGATATCAAGCCCGCCGCCTTCAAAGCCGGCCAGAATATTCATGGCTGGTGGTACCCGGCCGCGCAGAAAGATGCGCCCGCCATCCTCTACCTGCACGGCGTGCGCTGGAACCTCACCGGCCAGCTGTTTCGCATCGAACAATTGCACGCCATGGGTTTTTCGGTGTTGGCCATCGACTATCGCGGTTTTGGCAAAAGCCAGGGCGACCTGCCTTCGGAAACCACGGTGTATGAAGACGCACGCATCGCCTGGGAGCGCTTCCAGACCTTGCAACCCGACCCCGGCAAACGCCTGCTCTACGGGCATTCCCTGGGTGGCGCAGTGGCCATCGACCTCGCCGCAGAGCTGAGCAAACAGGTACCGCTGCCGGTGCGCGGGCTGGTGATCGAATCCACGTTCACTTCCCTGGGAGATGTTGCCACGGCGGTTGCCAATACCTCGTTGCCGGTACGCTGGTTGCTCTCGCAGAAATTCGATTCCATCGACAAGATGGCCGATATCCATATGCCCTTGCTGGTGGTGCATGGCCTCGATGACCGCTACGTGCCACCGCGTTTCAGCCAGCAATTATTTGAAGCCGCCCAGGAGCCCAAGCGGCTGTTACTGGTGCCGGGTGCCAGTCATAACAACAGCATGAGCCTGGCCGGGCGCGATTATGGCCAGGCGCTGCACAAGCTGATGCAAACGAGCATGCCTTCACCGCTGGTCACGCATTCCACAGACCGCGTGGGTGACTCATAA
- a CDS encoding alpha-hydroxy acid oxidase — MSLITTIEDLRKLAQKRVPRMFYDYADSGSWTESTYRANESDFARIKFRQRVARNIDERSIRASMIGQDMAMPVALAPTGLAGMQHADGEILTARAAAAFGLRYTLSTMSICSLEDIAEHVGQPFWFQLYVMRDRGFIERLIERAKAAGVDALVLTLDLQILGQRHKDLINGLSAPPRLTLPNILNMMTKPRWVMGMLGTQRRGFGNIVGHVTGVADMSSLSAWTAQQFDPRLSWDDVEWIKKCWGGKLIIKGILDVEDARLAANTGADALVVSNHGGRQLDGAPSSISQLPAIVEAVGKRIEVWLDGGIRSGQDVLKAMALGAKGTMIGRPHLYGLGAMGEAGVTKALEIIARELDVTMALCGYNDIREVNREILLPGTFPDGV; from the coding sequence ATGTCGTTGATCACAACCATCGAAGACTTACGCAAGCTTGCGCAAAAACGTGTCCCGCGGATGTTCTACGACTACGCCGATTCCGGCTCCTGGACTGAGAGCACTTACCGAGCCAATGAAAGCGACTTTGCCCGGATCAAGTTCCGTCAACGCGTGGCACGCAATATCGATGAGCGTTCGATTCGCGCCAGCATGATCGGCCAGGACATGGCCATGCCGGTAGCGCTGGCACCCACCGGCCTGGCGGGCATGCAGCACGCCGATGGCGAAATTCTCACCGCCCGCGCCGCTGCGGCGTTTGGCCTGCGCTATACCTTGTCGACCATGAGCATCTGTTCGCTGGAAGACATTGCCGAGCACGTCGGCCAGCCCTTCTGGTTCCAGTTGTATGTGATGCGCGACCGTGGGTTTATCGAGCGTTTGATCGAGCGGGCCAAGGCGGCTGGTGTTGATGCGTTGGTGTTGACGCTGGACCTGCAGATCCTCGGGCAGCGCCACAAGGACCTGATCAACGGCTTGTCCGCGCCGCCCAGGCTGACCCTGCCGAACATCCTCAACATGATGACCAAGCCGCGTTGGGTGATGGGCATGCTGGGCACCCAGCGACGGGGCTTCGGCAATATCGTCGGGCATGTGACGGGGGTGGCCGATATGAGTTCGCTGTCGGCGTGGACCGCCCAGCAGTTCGACCCGCGCCTGAGCTGGGACGATGTGGAGTGGATCAAGAAGTGCTGGGGCGGCAAGCTGATCATCAAGGGCATCCTCGATGTGGAGGACGCGCGCCTGGCGGCCAATACCGGCGCCGATGCGTTGGTGGTCAGCAACCACGGTGGCCGCCAGCTGGATGGCGCGCCGTCGAGCATCAGCCAGCTGCCGGCGATTGTCGAGGCGGTGGGCAAGCGGATTGAAGTGTGGCTCGACGGGGGGATCCGCTCTGGCCAGGATGTACTCAAGGCCATGGCACTGGGCGCCAAGGGCACCATGATCGGGCGCCCGCACCTGTATGGCTTGGGGGCGATGGGCGAAGCGGGCGTGACAAAAGCGCTCGAGATCATCGCCCGTGAGTTGGATGTGACGATGGCACTGTGTGGCTATAACGATATACGCGAGGTGAATCGCGAGATCTTGCTGCCTGGCACGTTTCCTGACGGCGTGTGA
- a CDS encoding DUF72 domain-containing protein, whose product MTAPLYVGCAGWSLPREHWPAFAEQGTHLQRYASRFNAVEINSSFYRPHLAKTYERWRESVPAGFRFSVKVPKRITHELRLQQCGTALDEFLAQCLQLDEKLGCLLVQLPPSLRYEPLVADAFFEALRQRFAGTVVLEPRHSSWLAAGTLLQSLEIGWVSADPAVIAAGDAWHGVRYWRLHGSPRIYHSAYGHERVQAYARLLRQSIEEGIPTWCIFDNTASGHAVADALDLLDVYPHLDARQGL is encoded by the coding sequence TTGACAGCACCTCTGTATGTGGGCTGCGCCGGCTGGAGCTTGCCCCGCGAGCATTGGCCGGCCTTCGCTGAGCAAGGCACGCATTTACAACGCTATGCCTCGCGTTTCAATGCGGTGGAAATCAACAGTTCGTTTTATCGACCTCACCTGGCAAAAACCTATGAGCGTTGGCGTGAGTCGGTGCCTGCGGGTTTCCGTTTTTCCGTCAAGGTGCCCAAGCGGATCACCCACGAACTGCGCTTGCAGCAGTGCGGTACCGCCTTGGACGAGTTTCTCGCGCAGTGCCTGCAACTGGACGAGAAGCTGGGTTGCCTGTTAGTGCAGCTGCCGCCGTCCCTGAGGTATGAGCCGTTGGTTGCCGACGCTTTTTTCGAGGCGCTGCGCCAACGGTTTGCCGGTACCGTGGTGCTGGAACCGCGCCATTCCAGTTGGCTCGCGGCCGGAACTTTGTTGCAGTCGCTCGAAATCGGTTGGGTCAGCGCCGACCCTGCGGTGATCGCTGCCGGTGATGCCTGGCATGGCGTGCGTTATTGGCGTCTGCATGGCTCGCCGCGGATTTATCACAGCGCCTATGGGCACGAGCGGGTGCAGGCGTATGCGCGGTTGCTGCGCCAGTCGATTGAAGAGGGCATTCCCACCTGGTGCATTTTCGACAATACCGCCAGCGGCCATGCGGTCGCCGATGCCCTCGACCTGCTCGACGTCTACCCGCACCTCGACGCTCGGCAAGGCTTATAA
- a CDS encoding DNA methylase, with amino-acid sequence MARSISAAELGIALKPGDDTGLFKWFIASFLMGKRIQAPIAAQAYKVIVEEEGRDTPRKLQHCTARELVAMLGRAHYVRYDETTAQRLLDLSAKLNAEYGGKITRMREASDNRQAFEKRLGEFEGVGPKTIEIFMRDAATVLF; translated from the coding sequence ATGGCCCGTTCCATCAGCGCGGCCGAGTTGGGCATCGCGCTCAAGCCCGGCGATGACACCGGCCTGTTCAAGTGGTTTATCGCCAGTTTCCTGATGGGCAAGCGCATTCAGGCGCCCATTGCCGCGCAAGCCTACAAGGTGATCGTTGAAGAGGAGGGCCGCGACACCCCGCGCAAGTTGCAGCACTGCACGGCGCGGGAGCTGGTCGCGATGTTGGGGCGTGCGCATTACGTGCGCTACGACGAAACCACGGCGCAACGCCTGTTGGACCTGAGTGCGAAGCTCAACGCCGAGTACGGCGGCAAGATCACCCGCATGCGTGAGGCCAGCGATAACCGCCAGGCGTTCGAAAAACGCCTGGGTGAGTTCGAGGGTGTCGGCCCCAAGACCATCGAGATTTTCATGCGCGATGCCGCCACGGTGTTGTTTTGA
- a CDS encoding DUF4142 domain-containing protein, giving the protein MTTRLMKQMGLTFALVAGSISTAMAATSNDFVDNAAEGGITEVEAGKLALEKSSSADVKTFAQHMITDHTKANQELMALAKKLDIEVPDDAALTDKAKKAILEMRDESFDKAYANNQVDAHQKTVDLFKKEAESSDNAELKAFATKTLPTLEAHLKMAKELQAKHAH; this is encoded by the coding sequence ATGACGACTCGACTGATGAAACAAATGGGCCTGACATTCGCGCTGGTTGCGGGCTCGATTTCCACCGCGATGGCCGCCACGTCCAACGACTTTGTCGACAATGCCGCCGAGGGTGGTATCACCGAAGTGGAAGCCGGCAAGCTGGCCCTGGAAAAAAGCAGCTCGGCAGACGTGAAAACTTTTGCCCAACACATGATTACTGACCATACCAAGGCCAATCAGGAACTGATGGCCCTGGCGAAAAAACTCGACATCGAAGTACCGGATGATGCTGCTCTGACCGACAAGGCGAAGAAAGCCATCCTGGAAATGCGCGATGAATCGTTCGACAAGGCGTACGCCAACAACCAGGTCGACGCCCATCAAAAAACCGTCGACCTGTTCAAGAAGGAAGCCGAGTCCTCGGACAACGCCGAGTTGAAGGCCTTCGCTACCAAGACTCTGCCAACCCTGGAAGCACACCTGAAAATGGCCAAGGAGCTGCAAGCCAAACACGCCCATTAA
- a CDS encoding type 1 glutamine amidotransferase domain-containing protein produces MSSQLNGKHILVITSNTGIERDELLKPLQTLRSYGATVTHASSKGGTTQTFVGDTEKDQTVESDVQLSDVVGGNFDALVIPGGTVNADTLRQDAAALRLINEFAQAGKTIAAICHGPWALIDAGVVKGKTLTAYKSVRIDLENAGAAGVVDAQVQECKANGWTLITSRTPDDLPAFNEAIAKAVAG; encoded by the coding sequence ATGAGTTCGCAACTCAACGGCAAGCACATCCTCGTCATCACCTCCAACACCGGCATCGAGCGTGACGAACTGCTCAAGCCCTTGCAAACCCTGCGTAGCTACGGCGCGACGGTAACGCACGCGTCCAGCAAAGGCGGCACCACCCAGACCTTTGTCGGCGATACGGAAAAAGACCAGACCGTGGAATCCGACGTGCAACTGTCGGACGTGGTCGGCGGCAACTTCGATGCGCTGGTCATTCCCGGCGGCACCGTGAATGCCGACACCCTGCGCCAGGACGCAGCCGCGCTGCGCTTGATCAATGAGTTCGCCCAGGCCGGCAAGACCATCGCGGCGATCTGCCACGGCCCGTGGGCGTTGATCGACGCCGGCGTGGTCAAAGGCAAGACCCTCACCGCGTATAAAAGCGTGCGTATCGACCTGGAAAACGCCGGTGCCGCTGGCGTGGTCGATGCCCAGGTGCAGGAATGCAAAGCCAATGGCTGGACCTTGATCACTTCGCGCACGCCGGACGATCTGCCGGCGTTCAATGAAGCGATTGCCAAAGCAGTCGCGGGCTGA